One genomic window of Anticarsia gemmatalis isolate Benzon Research Colony breed Stoneville strain chromosome 23, ilAntGemm2 primary, whole genome shotgun sequence includes the following:
- the LOC142983104 gene encoding carboxylic ester hydrolase-like — protein MNVFLLCVVCATVLAVTSCGGLADEFPSARSVSGTFKGSWMETRRGRRFQAYRGIKYAWPPVGELRFQPPRLIDSYKGVVYAGEEGPSCPVPAPPPGYYVDEDCLTLNVYTPTNNGSKLLPVIFYIHAGGFYSMSGRSDYAGPHYLLDRDVVLVTINYRLGSLGFLSLGNKLAPGNNGFKDQVAALKWVRRNIAAFGGDPNLVTIAGCSAGGVSVMLHMISPMTKGLFHRAISMSGSPTAKEHSPSHRLDLAHKQARVSDCPADNLTALYHCLKNKPWREIHGSILGFFEFGYDPLTLWRQVVEPDFGQERFLDIEPIKAIREGRMHEVPFIVSQTQDEFFWKANSILYNQTLLDTMNAEWDRVAPISFALPRDETHERLAKLRRAYFGDKDLVNDTSTSDALGKLYSDTITAFPVHRMANLMCKFSKQPVYYYEFAYIGNNSHRVDRVTNKPTHAAHHDDLLYLFTLNYSYPTIDVADTEDSRMVDKMTAMWYNFARYGNPNSCEDTPELSPLHWPTMKCRRESDSKQKQYLRVDEEFSVKQNLKEDRFKVWEELYPIVY, from the exons ATGAACGTGTTCTTGTTATGTGTTGTGTGCGCGACTGTACTCGCTGTGACGTCATGCGGCGGGCTCGCAG ATGAATTTCCATCGGCCCGCAGCGTGTCGGGCACGTTCAAGGGCTCGTGGATGGAGACGCGCCGCGGGAGACGCTTCCAGGCGTACAGGGGGATCAAGTATGCCTGGCCACCCGTCGGAGAGCTCAGGTTTCAG CCGCCTCGGCTGATCGACTCGTACAAGGGCGTGGTGTACGCGGGCGAGGAGGGGCCGTCGTGCCCCGTCCCCGCGCCGCCGCCAGGGTACTACGTCGACGAGGACTGCCTCACTCTCAATGTGTACACGCCGACTAACAACGG CTCGAAGCTTCTGCCAGTGATATTCTACATCCACGCGGGCGGCTTCTACTCGATGTCAGGTCGCAGCGACTACGCTGGACCACACTACCTACTGGACAGAGACGTCGTACTTGTCACTATTAACTATAGACTTGGTTCTCTCG GGTTCCTATCTCTGGGCAACAAGCTAGCTCCCGGTAACAACGGCTTCAAGGACCAGGTAGCGGCCCTCAAGTGGGTGCGGAGGAACATCGCGGCGTTCGGCGGAGACCCCAACCTCGTCACCATCGCTGGGTGCAGCGCTGGCGGCGTCAGTGTCATGCTGCACATGATCTCACCTATGACGAAAG GTCTGTTCCACCGCGCTATCTCGATGTCTGGCAGCCCCACGGCGAAGGAGCACAGTCCCTCGCACCGCCTGGACCTGGCCCACAAGCAGGCGCGCGTGTCCGACTGCCCCGCAGACAACCTCACCGCGCTCTACCACTGTCTCAAGAACAAACCCTGGAGGGAGATACATGGCTCCATACTGGGGTTCTTT GAGTTCGGCTACGACCCGCTGACCCTGTGGCGGCAGGTGGTGGAGCCAGACTTCGGCCAGGAGCGGTTCCTGGACATAGAGCCGATCAAGGCCATCCGCGAGGGCAGGATGCACGAGGTGCCCTTCATCGTCAGCCAGACCCAGGACGAGTTCTTCTGGAAGGCTAACT cCATTTTGTACAACCAGACGCTACTAGACACGATGAACGCCGAGTGGGACCGAGTGGCTCCGATCTCGTTCGCGCTGCCTCGCGACGAGACACACGAACGACTAGCGAAGTTAAGACGCGCTTACTTCGGTGACAAAGACCTGGTGAATGATACCAGCACTTCTGATGCACTCGGCAAACTTTATAGTGATACTATTACTGCTTTCCCTGTACACAG AATGGCGAACTTAATGTGCAAGTTCTCAAAACAGCCGGTGTACTACTACGAGTTCGCCTACATCGGTAACAACAGTCACCGAGTGGACCGCGTCACCAACAAACCAACAC ACGCTGCTCACCACGATGACCTGCTCTATCTGTTCACTCTAAACTACAGCTACCCGACGATAGATGTCGCTGACACCGAGGACTCACGCATGGTCGACAAGATGACTGCCATGTGGTACAACTTCGCTAGATACGG CAACCCAAACTCTTGTGAAGACACTCCGGAGCTGTCACCTCTTCACTGGCCGACTATGAAGTGCCGCCGTGAGAGTGACTCCAAGCAGAAGCAGTACCTCCGCGTTGACGAGGAGTTCTCCGTCAAACAGAACCTGAAGGAGGACCGGTTTAAAGTGTGGGAGGAACTCTATCCTATTGTATACTGA
- the LOC142983146 gene encoding uncharacterized protein LOC142983146 isoform X1, with protein MAHNWWKEPDMGAVMTCPVPVERQGCSAMRMWRNACTTLVAPDADDAWQQIVDASPPDSLWHSLRNCVAYQAGVWQNLLNKGIDDVIQPAAFKLAIVLRHTPSELTVRLLSDLLRSHPQSQDLTSYILALLTDDEAQWCGGCSSEESSPPTSPASSNDNPPADDEESEPTIESDNEAEAVPVPDDPTERSPPAPGPAPDSPGRSAQPDSAGDRADQKPDSASGAEPDSAEPDSVQAGAEGGAEEPPPAPSTPAGPAPLRDLQLFGDCELAVLAASREEYDAHAKLVRAEYSKLTQDNYVELRIKVLNQFSQIPKLFHTPEFECFEAAARENIDREICTLREHLLTGRKD; from the exons ATGGCGCACAATTGGTGGAAGGAGCCCGATATGGggg CGGTGATGACATGCCCGGTGCCGGTGGAGCGGCAGGGCTGCTCGGCGATGCGCATGTGGCGCAACGCGTGCACCACGCTGGTGGCGCCCGACGCCGACGACGCCTGGCAGCAGATCGTCGACGCCTCGCCGCCCGACTCGCTCTGGCACTCGCTCAGGAACTGCGTCGCCTATCAG GCGGGCGTGTGGCAGAACTTGCTCAACAAGGGGATAGACGACGTGATCCAACCGGCCGCGTTCAAGCTCGCGATAGTGCTGCGCCACACGCCGTCTGAGCTAACTGTTCGCCTGCTCTCTGACTTGCTGCGATCACACCCGCAGTCC CAAGACCTGACGTCGTACATCCTGGCGCTGCTGACGGACGACGAGGCGCAGTGGTGCGGCGGCTGCAGCAGCGAGGAGTCGTCGCCGCCCACATCGCCCGCCAGCTCCAACGACAACCCGCCCGCCGACGACGAGGAGTCCGAGCCCACCATCGAGTCCGACAACGAGGCCGAGGCCGTGCCCGTGCCCGACGACCCCACCGAGCGctcgccgcccgcgcccggccCCGCGCCCGACAGCCCCGGCCGCTCCGCGCAGCCCGACAGCGCCGGCGACCGCGCCGACCAGAAGCCCGACAGCGCCAGCGGCGCCGAGCCCGACTCCGCCGAGCCCGACTCGGTGCAGGCAGGGGCGGAGGGCGGCGCCGAGGAGCCCCCGCCGGCCCCCTCCACCCCCGCGGGCCCGGCGCCGCTGCGCGACCTGCAGCTGTTCGGCGACTGCGAGCTCGCCGTGCTCGCCGCCTCGCGCGAGGAGTACGACGCGCACGCCAAGCTCGTGCGCGCCGAGTACTCCAAGCTCACGCAGGATAACTACGTCGAGCTGCGGATCAAG GTGCTGAACCAGTTCTCGCAGATCCCGAAGCTGTTCCACACGCCGGAGTTCGAGTGCTTCGAGGCGGCGGCGCGGGAGAACATCGACCGCGAGATCTGCACGCTGCGGGAACATCTGCTCACGGGCAGGAAGGACTAG
- the LOC142983146 gene encoding uncharacterized protein LOC142983146 isoform X2 → MTCPVPVERQGCSAMRMWRNACTTLVAPDADDAWQQIVDASPPDSLWHSLRNCVAYQAGVWQNLLNKGIDDVIQPAAFKLAIVLRHTPSELTVRLLSDLLRSHPQSQDLTSYILALLTDDEAQWCGGCSSEESSPPTSPASSNDNPPADDEESEPTIESDNEAEAVPVPDDPTERSPPAPGPAPDSPGRSAQPDSAGDRADQKPDSASGAEPDSAEPDSVQAGAEGGAEEPPPAPSTPAGPAPLRDLQLFGDCELAVLAASREEYDAHAKLVRAEYSKLTQDNYVELRIKVLNQFSQIPKLFHTPEFECFEAAARENIDREICTLREHLLTGRKD, encoded by the exons ATGACATGCCCGGTGCCGGTGGAGCGGCAGGGCTGCTCGGCGATGCGCATGTGGCGCAACGCGTGCACCACGCTGGTGGCGCCCGACGCCGACGACGCCTGGCAGCAGATCGTCGACGCCTCGCCGCCCGACTCGCTCTGGCACTCGCTCAGGAACTGCGTCGCCTATCAG GCGGGCGTGTGGCAGAACTTGCTCAACAAGGGGATAGACGACGTGATCCAACCGGCCGCGTTCAAGCTCGCGATAGTGCTGCGCCACACGCCGTCTGAGCTAACTGTTCGCCTGCTCTCTGACTTGCTGCGATCACACCCGCAGTCC CAAGACCTGACGTCGTACATCCTGGCGCTGCTGACGGACGACGAGGCGCAGTGGTGCGGCGGCTGCAGCAGCGAGGAGTCGTCGCCGCCCACATCGCCCGCCAGCTCCAACGACAACCCGCCCGCCGACGACGAGGAGTCCGAGCCCACCATCGAGTCCGACAACGAGGCCGAGGCCGTGCCCGTGCCCGACGACCCCACCGAGCGctcgccgcccgcgcccggccCCGCGCCCGACAGCCCCGGCCGCTCCGCGCAGCCCGACAGCGCCGGCGACCGCGCCGACCAGAAGCCCGACAGCGCCAGCGGCGCCGAGCCCGACTCCGCCGAGCCCGACTCGGTGCAGGCAGGGGCGGAGGGCGGCGCCGAGGAGCCCCCGCCGGCCCCCTCCACCCCCGCGGGCCCGGCGCCGCTGCGCGACCTGCAGCTGTTCGGCGACTGCGAGCTCGCCGTGCTCGCCGCCTCGCGCGAGGAGTACGACGCGCACGCCAAGCTCGTGCGCGCCGAGTACTCCAAGCTCACGCAGGATAACTACGTCGAGCTGCGGATCAAG GTGCTGAACCAGTTCTCGCAGATCCCGAAGCTGTTCCACACGCCGGAGTTCGAGTGCTTCGAGGCGGCGGCGCGGGAGAACATCGACCGCGAGATCTGCACGCTGCGGGAACATCTGCTCACGGGCAGGAAGGACTAG